One region of Lebetimonas natsushimae genomic DNA includes:
- the metK gene encoding methionine adenosyltransferase yields the protein MREYLFSSESVTEGHPDKMADQISDAILDYIIERDKNAKVACETLLSNGFCIIAGELKTVTYAPMQEIAREVIREIGYTDARFGFDYRTAGVLNGVGEQSPDIRQGVERGEEIGAGDQGMMFGYACTETPELMPLPIMLAHKLTKRLAVARKEAIIPWLRPDGKAQVSVKYQNGKPVSVEKVVVSTQHEPDINYSEIKEAVIEEVIKKVIPASMLSKNVEYFINPTGKFVIGGPQGDAGLTGRKIIVDTYGGAAPHGGGAFSGKDPTKVDRSGAYAARYVAKNLVAAGAAEKITVQIAYAIGVVEPVSIYVDTHGTAKVDEKKIEDAVRKIFNLTPKGIIETLDLLKPIYRKTAAYGHFGREEFTWEKTDKVEEIKEFLNLN from the coding sequence ATGAGGGAATATTTATTTAGCAGTGAAAGTGTAACCGAGGGCCACCCGGATAAAATGGCAGACCAAATAAGTGATGCCATACTTGATTACATTATTGAAAGAGATAAAAACGCAAAAGTTGCCTGTGAAACACTTTTAAGCAACGGTTTTTGTATTATTGCAGGTGAACTTAAAACCGTAACATATGCCCCAATGCAGGAAATTGCAAGAGAAGTTATAAGAGAAATCGGTTACACTGATGCAAGGTTCGGATTTGATTACAGAACCGCCGGAGTGTTAAACGGAGTCGGGGAACAAAGCCCTGATATACGCCAAGGAGTTGAAAGAGGTGAAGAAATAGGAGCTGGCGATCAGGGAATGATGTTTGGATATGCGTGTACTGAAACACCTGAACTTATGCCGCTTCCTATAATGCTTGCACATAAACTTACTAAAAGACTTGCAGTTGCAAGAAAAGAAGCAATTATTCCGTGGCTGAGACCAGATGGTAAGGCACAAGTGAGCGTAAAATATCAAAACGGAAAACCTGTGAGCGTTGAAAAAGTGGTGGTTTCCACCCAGCACGAACCTGATATTAACTATTCTGAAATAAAAGAAGCAGTAATTGAAGAAGTTATAAAAAAAGTAATCCCTGCAAGTATGCTAAGCAAAAATGTAGAATATTTTATAAATCCTACAGGAAAATTTGTAATAGGTGGCCCTCAGGGGGACGCGGGACTAACTGGAAGAAAAATTATCGTAGATACTTATGGGGGAGCTGCTCCTCATGGTGGAGGAGCATTTAGTGGAAAAGACCCGACAAAAGTTGACAGAAGCGGTGCGTATGCAGCAAGATATGTGGCAAAAAACCTGGTTGCAGCTGGGGCAGCTGAAAAAATTACAGTTCAAATTGCTTATGCAATCGGTGTGGTTGAGCCGGTCAGTATTTATGTGGATACTCACGGCACCGCAAAAGTGGATGAGAAAAAAATAGAAGATGCAGTTAGAAAAATATTTAATTTAACTCCAAAAGGAATTATTGAAACCCTTGATTTACTAAAACCGATTTACAGAAAAACAGCAGCTTACGGGCATTTTGGAAGAGAAGAGTTTACATGGGAAAAAACAGACAAAGTGGAAGAAATTAAAGAATTTTTAAATTTAAATTAA
- a CDS encoding MFS transporter: MKNKFNVFLLSFAHLTHDIYTSFLAPVLPLLIQKLGLNVTEASILDVIRRIPALFNPYLGLLISRKDLRIFTILSPSITAIFMSLIGIAPNYIILLILIFLAGISAQIFHIATPGIVKEVTPKMGFGMSMFMVGGELARTIAPLIATAAVSIWGLEGLLKTVFFAFFASAFLWWKLKDIKGDFKPKTKQKADFKIFMEYKNFFLTISAFMFFQSFAKIFFAFYLPLFLTHIGESLTKANISLSFFQFFAILGTFLAGNIGDKFGYKKTLIFSTLIAIVSMPLFIYFHLIYLPLILLGLSLFSTGPVMLSIIHHHENSTALNGVYMMLAFLIPAFVTFSIGVLSDMIGLEKVGVVSFIFLIISIIFAFKIKG, translated from the coding sequence ATGAAAAATAAATTTAATGTTTTTCTCCTTTCCTTTGCACATTTAACACATGACATTTACACTTCTTTCCTTGCACCGGTATTACCGCTTTTAATACAAAAATTAGGCCTTAATGTTACAGAAGCTTCAATTCTTGATGTAATAAGAAGAATACCCGCACTTTTTAATCCATATTTGGGACTTTTAATTTCAAGAAAAGATTTAAGAATTTTCACAATACTCTCACCAAGTATTACAGCAATTTTTATGTCTCTTATAGGAATTGCGCCAAATTACATAATATTACTTATTTTGATATTTCTTGCCGGAATTTCAGCCCAGATTTTCCATATAGCAACTCCCGGTATCGTAAAGGAAGTTACACCTAAAATGGGCTTTGGTATGAGTATGTTTATGGTGGGAGGGGAACTTGCAAGGACTATAGCACCTTTGATAGCAACGGCCGCTGTCAGTATTTGGGGACTTGAAGGACTGTTAAAAACAGTGTTTTTTGCTTTTTTTGCTTCAGCTTTTTTATGGTGGAAACTAAAAGACATAAAAGGGGATTTTAAACCAAAAACAAAACAAAAAGCCGATTTTAAAATTTTTATGGAATATAAAAATTTTTTCCTGACCATTTCAGCATTTATGTTTTTTCAAAGTTTTGCAAAAATATTTTTTGCTTTTTATTTGCCGCTTTTTTTAACCCATATTGGAGAGAGTTTAACAAAAGCCAATATTTCACTTTCATTTTTTCAGTTTTTTGCAATTTTAGGTACTTTTTTAGCCGGTAATATAGGAGATAAATTCGGTTATAAAAAAACTTTAATATTTTCTACTTTAATCGCAATTGTTTCAATGCCTCTATTTATCTATTTTCATTTGATTTATTTGCCTCTCATTTTACTCGGTCTTAGCCTATTCTCCACAGGTCCCGTAATGTTATCAATTATCCACCATCATGAAAATTCAACAGCCCTAAACGGCGTTTATATGATGTTAGCTTTCCTAATTCCCGCATTTGTCACATTTTCAATAGGTGTATTAAGTGATATGATAGGACTTGAAAAAGTGGGAGTTGTGAGTTTTATTTTCTTAATTATCAGCATTATATTTGCTTTTAAAATAAAAGGATAA
- the trpB gene encoding tryptophan synthase subunit beta: protein MKKSHLQKYPDSEGFFGRFGGAYIPDILKEEFEKITKAYLKLKHSHDFISELRRIQKHFQGRPTPVYHAKRLSDAIGGAQIYLKREDLNHMGAHKLNHCMGEALLAKYLGKKKLIAETGAGQHGVALATAAAYFGLECEIHMGEVDIEKEHPNVVRMKILGAEVVPATHGLKTLKEAVDSAFESYVKQLDTALYAIGSVVGPHPFPMMVRDFQSVVGFEAKEQFLEMTGFLPDNVVACVGGGSNAMGIFSGFIDDEVELYAVEPLGKGTKLGEHAATLMFGDEGVIHGFNTIMLKDENGNPAPVYSIASGLDYPGVGPEQAFLKESGRLNIAAITDEETVDAFYALSQYEGIIPALESAHAVAFAMKLAKEKPNDTILVNLSGRGDKDIDFVVENYGIRNIKL from the coding sequence ATGAAAAAATCACATTTACAAAAATATCCTGACAGTGAAGGTTTTTTTGGAAGATTTGGTGGTGCGTATATTCCTGATATTTTAAAAGAGGAATTTGAAAAAATTACAAAAGCTTACCTTAAACTTAAACACTCCCACGATTTTATAAGCGAACTCAGAAGAATTCAAAAACATTTTCAGGGAAGACCGACACCTGTATATCATGCGAAAAGATTATCCGACGCAATAGGAGGAGCCCAGATATATTTAAAAAGGGAAGATTTAAACCATATGGGGGCACATAAATTAAACCACTGCATGGGAGAAGCCCTTCTTGCCAAATATTTGGGCAAAAAAAAGCTTATAGCCGAAACAGGGGCAGGCCAGCACGGAGTCGCCCTGGCAACGGCAGCTGCATATTTCGGGTTGGAATGTGAAATTCATATGGGTGAAGTTGATATAGAAAAAGAGCATCCGAATGTTGTCAGAATGAAAATTTTAGGGGCTGAAGTTGTACCCGCAACACATGGACTCAAAACACTAAAAGAAGCGGTCGACAGTGCATTTGAGAGTTATGTAAAACAGCTTGACACAGCTTTATATGCAATAGGCAGTGTTGTAGGCCCTCATCCTTTTCCAATGATGGTAAGAGATTTTCAAAGTGTTGTCGGATTTGAGGCAAAAGAGCAGTTTTTGGAAATGACAGGATTTTTACCGGATAATGTTGTGGCCTGTGTAGGAGGTGGCAGCAACGCCATGGGAATATTCAGCGGATTTATTGATGACGAAGTGGAATTATATGCAGTTGAACCTTTGGGAAAAGGCACAAAACTAGGAGAACATGCGGCAACACTTATGTTTGGGGATGAAGGGGTGATTCATGGATTTAATACAATTATGCTAAAAGACGAAAACGGAAACCCTGCCCCAGTATATTCAATAGCAAGCGGACTTGATTATCCGGGAGTCGGGCCTGAACAGGCATTTTTAAAAGAAAGCGGAAGATTAAATATAGCGGCAATCACAGACGAAGAAACCGTTGATGCTTTTTATGCCTTGAGTCAGTATGAAGGTATTATTCCGGCTCTTGAAAGCGCCCACGCAGTTGCTTTTGCTATGAAACTGGCAAAAGAAAAACCAAACGATACTATTTTAGTAAATCTTTCAGGCAGAGGGGATAAAGATATAGATTTTGTAGTGGAAAATTACGGAATAAGAAACATCAAATTATAA